TCGGGAGAGAGCTGCTTTCCCCCATGGTATAAAGGCGCACCTGTTTTTTTAGGATCTCCCAGATCGATGTTTGAAAAGGAAGACTCTCTTCTGAAAGCGCAGAATCAGATTCATCAGAAAAAGAATCTGTCCCTGTAAACCGAAGTGTCTCTGTCATTCTTCAGGATCCCTCCCATCCACAGAATCAAACGAATCAAATCGAAGATTTCGGCAAAGATCCTCCAAGGCTGTCTGCGAAAGATAAGAAAGAGAGCCCTGTGCTTTTCCGTTATAAATTTCCTTCATCGCTTCGATCAATTCATCGTCAGAAATCCGTTCCATAGACTCTGTTTTAAAATAATAAAACAGATCCTGCAGTTCAATTAAAGTCTCCTCATAGGAATTCGGAAGCAGAAACGGAGAATCACAAAACGCATAGGCAAGCTTTTTTAAAATTCCCTCGCCAAATTCAATCCGCCCGGTATTTTGAAGTGCTTTTATCCGATGCTCCTCCAGATTCTGAATTTGTTTGTCCGAAAGAGAAAGTCCGAATCTCTCCGTTATCTGATTGCAGTCCTGCATTAATCCGAGCAGTTCTTTTTTTTCAAGCTTTTTGGGTACCATTGTAAAATCCGATCTCATGTGTAATCCCCCCTAATATTGTTCTTACACCCTTAGGAAGAAAAAAACAAGACTTGAAAAAAGGCCCAATTTGTGGTAATATAAAGGCAGAAAAAAAGATCCGTTTTGCATATTTTTATGCAAAACGGATCTTTTTAAATATAAGATTAAGAATTCTGTTGAGCGGGAAAAAGTTTGGATTTTTTCAGGATTACGACCAAAAGCGGAATCAGTGTCAACTGCAAAAGAATTCCAGGCAATGCCGTAACAAAAGCGGAAGTAAGGAAGAGTTCAAATGTATAGCCTTTTCCTGCAAGATTATAAAATAGCAAACTGGAAATCCCCATTACAAATCGGCCGCCCAGCATAGCCACGAAAAGGGTCACATAGATTTTCCCCTGCGTCATCTGATAAAGAAGTCCAGAGAGAATCCCATAAGTTGCAAGCTCACAAATCATTGAAGCTCCCGTAGGAAACAAAGGCGGCATCCCGGTAATTATACTTGACAAAAGGGGGGTTAAAATCCCGCATAAAAGTCCCCAGGGCCATCCGCAGAGGATTCCGCAAAGCAAAACCGGGATATGCATTGGGCACAGGATCACCCCTGCATTTGGAATTGGTAAAAAATGAAATGCCTGCGGCAAAATAACACCGCCAGCCAAGCAGAGCGCAGAAATCGTTAACGGCACAGTTGCTCTTTTTTTCATAAAAATTTCCTTTCTCCGTCTTTTAAAAAGAAGGAATATGATATCCAGTTGTATTCAACACTAGACTGCATCCTTCTGCAATTCGATAGTTGGAAAAATACCGTTCTTCCATCGGAATCCAATTTTCTTTATAAAGCTGTAAAATTTCCGGATTGCTGCGCTTCAGAATTCGCTGTTCCTGTTCCTCTTTGGAAACGGTCAAAAACACTTCGTCATCATAGAACACCCGCAGACTTGGATGCATACTATAGGATCCCTCAATAATTGTCAAAGGCCCCGGACAGGCTGTTTTAGGCTCTCCAAATGTATTCTCTTTGCAATCATAAGGCCGATAAACCGCAGGCTTTCCGGTTCTTAGCGGGCGCAGCACCTCTTGTAGGAAACGTTCCCAATCAATATTTCCACCCGGTATCTGCAGACGTTCTTTTGTTCTGTGATTTTTCGGCAGATAAAAATCATCCATATGAACCACTGGGCACTCATATTGTTGGTGCAAATATTCCGCCAAAGTTGTCTTTCCACTTCCGCAGCGACCATCAATCGCAAGCAAAGCACAGCCATCTCTTCGCAGTCTCTCACAAAGTTTCTGCACTTCTTTCAGTGCTTTTTCTTCTTCGCGCAAAATATTCTCTCCTTTTATTTTATCTTAAACCTAAAATTCGGTTTAATTATACATGTATCCGCCTCAAAAAGAAACCGTCAAAAAGACACAAGTGTACCATGTAATTGAATTCAATTTTATAAAATCCGTCTGATTTTCTATAATGGATCTCCAAACATATTTTCACTTTATTAAATAAACAATTGGCAGCATCTTTTGGAGAAGGCATAGATTTCTTTTCCCTCTCATAAATTCTTTAGAAAGCGTTTTATTGGGAGGGAATCTCATGATTCGGAATTTTAAAAAAAAGAAAATTTTCTTTGTAGGATTTTTTATTCTGACTTTTCTGCTCTGTTTCGGAATTTTTGATCTGTGCAATAGAGCTGTCCAAAATGCAGCCACCACACCGGAGCCAAAAAAAGATTTTATTCACTATGTAGAATTCAATGTGAACTTTGAATCTCTGGATTGCGCACTTTCTCTTGATATAAAGGGGAATAAAGAAAATAAACCGGTTAACTGGGTAGACCTTTTAAGTTTAGAAGCCGCCCGCACCGGTGGAAAATTCACAAGTTCTTCTCCAAAGCACTTGGATGAAGACGCTGAAAAGCTACAAAATGGTTCGTCTGTTTCCGAACTGTCCGAAGGACTCTCTTACTATGCCTATTATCGAAAAGCATATGGTGCTGTTCTAGATGGACTAGTCGGAAATTTCGAAGAGGAAGTCCCGGATGAATCCGCTCCAAATGGGAAGCGTTGGGAACAAAAATACGGACTTTCCGCTTATTCTCCTATCGCAAAAGGATTTCCATATTCTGAATTTGATGATTTTGGAGTAAGCCGTACTTATGGCTATCGTCGACAACATCTTGGACATGATATGATGGGACAAATCGGCACTCCTATTATTGCCGTGGAAAGTGGAACAGTCGAAGCTCTCGGGTGGAATCAATATGGAGGCTGGCGGATTGGAATCCGAAGTCTTGACAAACAGCGCTATTATTATTACGCACATCTACGACAGAATTATCCTTATCAATCCGATTTAAAAGTTGGCTCTTCTGTTAAAGCAGGAGATGTAATTGGCTACCTTGGTCACACCGGATACAGCACCAAAGAAAACGTCAACAATATTACAGAACCTCACCTTCATTTCGGATTAGAGCTGGTTTTTGACGAGTCTCAGAAAGAAAGTGACAATGAAATCTGGGTAGATGTCTACCCGCTTTGCCGACTGCTTTCACGCCATCAATCCCTGGTTGCAAAGATTCCCAATACGAAAGATTATCAACGCGTCTACGATTTTCAAAACACTGAGAATCCGTAATCTGATTTTCCGGGGATACTTTCGCTTCTGTGAATCGATCCCACACCCCCCAGTATAATCAAGTATTTAGATTAGGCTGCAAAACATAAAATTTATTATATTTTTCTAAACCATCAGTTTTCGCCCCCCTTAAAATGATCTTTGTAAAATTCATCTTATGGGAGCTATTCTGGTGGTTTTTTTATTTACTTACTTACAAATTATAAGTTTACTTACCCTTTTTTATTGTTAAATTAACATGAAGTGAATTAATATATTGTGCAAATTGCTGTAATTGTTGTATAACAGATAGGACCATTGTCAAAGTTGTTCTAGTGCTTAATTAAAATGACATATTGGGGCCCCTAGGAGGTGATGAAATCCACATAACGTTTCGCTCGATGATTATCATATGATTTTTACTTTCACGGGTTTGCAACTCAAAAGCGAAACGCCTTCTGGCCGGGGATTTAGAAAAGTTATCACTAAGCATCATGAGTTTTTAGGGCAACTTATATTTTTGCGTAAGAAGCGAGATAATAACATGAAATATGATATGGAGGAAACAAAAATATGGGCTTTTTAACCAAGCTTTTAAGCAATAGCGTTTTTATGGCCTTTCTTGCATTGGCATTGGGGTATCTATTTGGACGAATATCTTTTGGTGGGCTTAAATTTGGGACATCCGGTGTCTTAATTGTAGCCCTTATTCTTGGCAGCTTCGGGATGAAAATTCCTGATGTGCTGGGCTCTATAGGACTTGTTATGTTCTTGGGCTGTGTGGGACTTTCAGCTGGTCCTTCTTTTGTAACAAACATAAAGGCTAATTTTTGGGGATTTATAGCAACCACTCTTGCTATTCTTTTATCTGCCGGAGTAACAATCGCCATGGCAGTAAAAATATTCAATCTTCCAATTGATTTATCACTTGGCGTTATGGCAGGCGCACTCACCTGCACAGCTTCGCTGACTTCTACATTGGAAATTGTAGGCTCTGATTCGGCAGCAGGTGTAGGCTATGCACTTGCGTATGTATTCGGTATCATCAGTATTGTGCTATTTGTACAGATTATTCCAAAGCTTTTCAAAGCAAATGTTGAGGAAGAAAATGCCAAAATACCAGATCCACCTGTGTCTAAACGTTTGGCCGGACTAAAAAATGCAAAACTGATTACAATGGATGCCCCGGGCGTTTTTGTAGTATGCATTACAATTGCTTTCGGTGTGATGCTTGGAGCGATTGCAATTCCTGTCGGCGGTGGCTTAACCTTCTCATTGGGCAACGGCGGCGGCGCAATCATAGCAGGCATCGTCATATCTGCCATCGGCAAAATCGGAAAAATCAATTTCCAAGCACCTAAAACCACACTGGTCCCCATGCGTGACTTCGGAATTTCTCTTTTCCTTTTAGCAAATGGTGCTGCTGCTGGCCCGAAATTTGTATCCACCTTATCTCAATATGGTATAACATTATTCTTGGTAGGCGTATTAATGAGCGTTGTTGCCATACTGGCCGCATTTGTTGTATCTAGGTATCTATTCAAAATGCCTCTCTTTGCTTCCCTTGGAGCAACCACAGGTGCTATGACTTCAGCACCTGCACTTAATGCACTTATGTTGGTTTCTGGGAATGACAAAGTAGCTGCTTTCTACGCAGCATGCCAGCCAATTGCTACTGTAGGTCTGGTTATATTACCACGAATTATGGTCGGATTGCTGCATTAACTTTAATTATGAACTAAGTGAAATTTTAATTTCTATTTACCCTTCTTACTTACCTATAAAAATAAGAAACGCTGTGACTTATGAGTCACAGCGTTTCTTATTTTTAGGAGCATCTCTTTGCATATAAAGAGTGACCCAAACTTCGTATTGTTGTTCTTGACTTTCCTGCTTGATAGGTATCCATAATATCCATTTAGACGCTGTCAAAACATGTTGCCTAATTCATTTCTTAATGCCTATAATTGCGAATTTCTTCATTGCAGATCTGGATGTTTTTGCAGCATCCTGAAAAAGCGCATAAGGTTATCCATCGTAAGGGCCAGATCTTCCTTACAACGCTGTTTTGCTTCTGAAAAGGGAACCGCTACGCGATTGATACTGAAGACAGCGCTGACTCCTTCTCTGTAAGCATTTTCAATCTGGTCACCAATGTCGCCGACAATAGCAATAAGCGGAACCCCCTGCTTTTGGGTGCGGTGGGCCACCCCTACAATAACTTTTCCTCTGAGAGACTGAGAATCCAATTTTCCTTCTCCGCTAAACACAAGGTCTGCTCCGCGGATCTTATCATCAAATCCAACGACATCAAGTACAGTCTCGATTCCCGGCTGCAAACAGCTGCCAAAAAAAGCTGCCATCCCGCCGCCCATACCACCTGCCGCTCCCGAACCTGGAAGGAAGCGAATGTCTTTTCCAAGATCGCACCGGATAATTTCAGCCAAATGATTGAGGTTTCGGTCAAGTAGACGGATTTCCTCTTCAGAAGCCCCTTTTTGAGGCCCAAAGACAGCTGCAGCTCCATGGGAACCACACAGCGGATTGTCAATGTCGCACATTGTGATAAGATCAATGCCTTTGAGGTCAGCATTCAATCCACTCGTATCAATAGAAGTAATCTTTCCAAGCGTTTCCCCGACAGGAACGAACTCGTGTCCGCCTTCGTCAAAAAAGCGGAT
This genomic window from Caproicibacterium sp. BJN0003 contains:
- a CDS encoding DUF6323 family protein — its product is MRSDFTMVPKKLEKKELLGLMQDCNQITERFGLSLSDKQIQNLEEHRIKALQNTGRIEFGEGILKKLAYAFCDSPFLLPNSYEETLIELQDLFYYFKTESMERISDDELIEAMKEIYNGKAQGSLSYLSQTALEDLCRNLRFDSFDSVDGRDPEE
- a CDS encoding ECF transporter S component codes for the protein MKKRATVPLTISALCLAGGVILPQAFHFLPIPNAGVILCPMHIPVLLCGILCGWPWGLLCGILTPLLSSIITGMPPLFPTGASMICELATYGILSGLLYQMTQGKIYVTLFVAMLGGRFVMGISSLLFYNLAGKGYTFELFLTSAFVTALPGILLQLTLIPLLVVILKKSKLFPAQQNS
- a CDS encoding uridine kinase family protein; translated protein: MREEEKALKEVQKLCERLRRDGCALLAIDGRCGSGKTTLAEYLHQQYECPVVHMDDFYLPKNHRTKERLQIPGGNIDWERFLQEVLRPLRTGKPAVYRPYDCKENTFGEPKTACPGPLTIIEGSYSMHPSLRVFYDDEVFLTVSKEEQEQRILKRSNPEILQLYKENWIPMEERYFSNYRIAEGCSLVLNTTGYHIPSF
- a CDS encoding M23 family metallopeptidase — its product is MIRNFKKKKIFFVGFFILTFLLCFGIFDLCNRAVQNAATTPEPKKDFIHYVEFNVNFESLDCALSLDIKGNKENKPVNWVDLLSLEAARTGGKFTSSSPKHLDEDAEKLQNGSSVSELSEGLSYYAYYRKAYGAVLDGLVGNFEEEVPDESAPNGKRWEQKYGLSAYSPIAKGFPYSEFDDFGVSRTYGYRRQHLGHDMMGQIGTPIIAVESGTVEALGWNQYGGWRIGIRSLDKQRYYYYAHLRQNYPYQSDLKVGSSVKAGDVIGYLGHTGYSTKENVNNITEPHLHFGLELVFDESQKESDNEIWVDVYPLCRLLSRHQSLVAKIPNTKDYQRVYDFQNTENP
- a CDS encoding antiporter — its product is MGFLTKLLSNSVFMAFLALALGYLFGRISFGGLKFGTSGVLIVALILGSFGMKIPDVLGSIGLVMFLGCVGLSAGPSFVTNIKANFWGFIATTLAILLSAGVTIAMAVKIFNLPIDLSLGVMAGALTCTASLTSTLEIVGSDSAAGVGYALAYVFGIISIVLFVQIIPKLFKANVEEENAKIPDPPVSKRLAGLKNAKLITMDAPGVFVVCITIAFGVMLGAIAIPVGGGLTFSLGNGGGAIIAGIVISAIGKIGKINFQAPKTTLVPMRDFGISLFLLANGAAAGPKFVSTLSQYGITLFLVGVLMSVVAILAAFVVSRYLFKMPLFASLGATTGAMTSAPALNALMLVSGNDKVAAFYAACQPIATVGLVILPRIMVGLLH
- a CDS encoding glycerate kinase, which codes for MKKVILIPDSFKGTMSSSEVCNIMKKVILNYFPNAKVLSIPVADGGEGSVDAFLSAVGGRKVPLVVKGPYFEDIPAFYGVLPDGTAVIEMAAAAGLPLVGENRSAGKTTTFGVGQLIAHAAKSGCHKIIVGLGGSATNDGGAGAAAALGIRFFDEGGHEFVPVGETLGKITSIDTSGLNADLKGIDLITMCDIDNPLCGSHGAAAVFGPQKGASEEEIRLLDRNLNHLAEIIRCDLGKDIRFLPGSGAAGGMGGGMAAFFGSCLQPGIETVLDVVGFDDKIRGADLVFSGEGKLDSQSLRGKVIVGVAHRTQKQGVPLIAIVGDIGDQIENAYREGVSAVFSINRVAVPFSEAKQRCKEDLALTMDNLMRFFRMLQKHPDLQ